One stretch of Callospermophilus lateralis isolate mCalLat2 chromosome 11, mCalLat2.hap1, whole genome shotgun sequence DNA includes these proteins:
- the Znf18 gene encoding zinc finger protein 18, giving the protein MPIDLGQALGLLPSLSRSEDFSFSGPDAAPQGELSSPETARQLFRQFRYQVLSGPQETLRQLRKLCFQWLRPEVHTKEQILEILMLEQFLTILPGEIQMWVRKQCPGSGEEAVTLVESLKGDPQRLWQWISIQVLGQEILSEKKESSICQVGEVEPQLEVAPPELGLQSTSTGPRELLSHMVKEESEVEPELALAASQLPAQPEERLIRDQDFGAALLPAVPQEHWRHLDSSQKEQYWDLMLETYGKMVSGGISNTKPDLTNSTVYGEELTGLQLQKIPRLTCVGDRQENDKENLNLENHRDQEPLVASCHTLGEALPQPALKDFFSEDESGHFGEGENLPEAPENLQGEGTGEQLSPHGRSSEKQVGQNMPNPPPAELSALWLEEKREASQKGQPRAPMAQKLPTCRECGKTFYRNSQLVFHQRTHTGETYFQCPICKKAFLRSSDFVKHQRTHTGEKPCKCDYCGKGFSDFSGLRHHEKIHTGEKPYKCPICEKSFIQRSNFNRHQRVHTGEKPYKCSHCGKSFSWSSSLDKHQRSHLGKKPFQ; this is encoded by the exons ATGCCCATTGACCTGGGGCAGGCCCTAGGCCTGCTGCCCTCATTGTCGAGGAGTGAAGACTTTTCATTCTCTGGACCAGATGCTGCCCCTCAAGGggagctctccagccctgagactGCACGCCAGCTCTTCAGACAGTTTCGTTACCAGGTGCTGTCTGGGCCCCAGGAGACCCTGAGACAACTTCGAAAGCTCTGTTTCCAGTGGCTGCGGCCAGAGGTTCATACCAAGGAGCAGATCCTAGAGATTCTCATGTTGGAGCAGTTTCTGACCATTCTCCCTGGAGAGATCCAGATGTGGGTGCGGAAACAGTGTCCAGGCAGTGGAGAAGAAGCAGTGACCCTTGTGGAGAGCTTAAAAGGAGATCCGCAGAGACTGTGGCAGTGG ATAAGCATTCAAGTTCTAGGACAGGAAATCTTATCAGAGAAGAAGGAATCCTCCATATGCCAAGTGGGTGAAGTGGAGCCCCAGCTTGAAGTGGCACCTCCAGAGTTGGGACTTCAGAGTACATCCACAGGACCTCGGGAGCTGCTCAGTCACATGGTGAAAGAGGAATCTGAAGTGGAACCAGAATTAG CTCTGGCTGCTTCCCAGCTTCCTGCCCAACCTGAGGAAAGGCTCATTAGAGACCAGGACTTTGGAGCTGCACTTCTCCCTGCTGTCCCCCAG GAGCACTGGAGACACCTGGATTCCAGTCAAAAGGAGCAATACTGGGATCTCATGCTGGAGACCTATGGGAAAATGGTCTCAGGAG GCATTTCCAACACTAAACCTGACCTGACTAATTCAACAGTGTATGGGGAAGAGCTTACAGGGCTGCAGCTTCAGAAGATCCCACGACTCACTTGTGTAG GAGATAGACAAGAGAACGACAAAGAGAACTTGAACTTGGAAAATCACAGGGACCAGGAACCGCTGGTTGCTTCATGTCACACCTTGGGTGAGGCACTTCCTCAGCCTGCCTTGAAGGATTTCTTCAGTGAAGATGAATCTGGACACTTTGGAGAAGGAGAAAATCTTCCTGAGGCACCAGAAAACCTTCAGGGTGAGGGGACAGGGGAACAACTCTCTCCTCATGGGAGAAGTTCTGAGAAGCAAGTAGGTCAGAATATGCCAAATCCTCCTCCAGCAGAACTGTCTGCTTTGTGGTTGGAGGAGAAAAGAGAGGCCAGTCAGAAGGGGCAGCCTCGAGCCCCCATGGCCCAGAAACTCCCCACCTGCAGGGAGTGTGGGAAAACCTTTTATAGGAATTCACAGTTGGTTTTTCACCAAAGAACTCATACCGGAGAGACATACTTTCAGTGCCCCATCTGCAAAAAAGCCTTTCTGCGGAGCTCAGACTTTGTGAAACATCAGAGAACGCACACAGGAGAGAAGCCCTGTAAATGTGATTACTGTGGGAAAGGCTTTAGTGACTTCTCAGGATTGCGCCACCACGAGAAAATCCACACAGGAGAGAAACCCTATAAATGTCCCATCTGTGAGAAAAGCTTTATTCAGAGGTCGAACTTTAATAGACATCAGAGGGTTCACACAGGAGAGAAACCTTATAAATGTTCCCACTGTGGCAAAAGTTTCAGCTGGAGCTCAAGCCTTGACAAACATCAGAGATCCCACTTAGGAAAGAAGCCTTTTCAGTAG